The Clostridioides difficile genome has a segment encoding these proteins:
- a CDS encoding UvrD-helicase domain-containing protein, with protein MGKIEPNQEDRIYEDLYHGNSAEGKVCEWIEKAINDDCYVGQHRFKVETRECDIAMVIPNRGILIIEVKGYTVEMIDHMSSNFIIYVKKEYENERFKTGERHPAEQANDYVFTMMRDFSGFLKRNNIHLPICKIGRMVAIPNMTDKEYEELYLDYCCSTKLVITKDWFQNKDIFYHRFINALNIIFNTISSEVDFDDSYYNIARRYILLSERKKYVDLSKEQLKREEELGINFIIDNTNEEVVQLCKSNEVNDEEMELIRFSSALQEELTKSHKLSKIVPYSKLRIVKTGCEIESLLEICCNERKEGIKQFLILVNFTRDEKEKVLLEYEKRFLNKYKENELLFLFNMYFIDLSNDDTNIDNLFTNHDNIEIINGERIEAIVKMKPDNFIVQEFTPKDLLDQALWNILCIADNFTSFNFDQYIVEHSPLRQNIVVTASAGTGKTYTMVDRVSFVAHMEIIYRNSKESISDLISMITFTNNSTDEMKERLMKHFMQYFELTHNKVYMDLLEQLGRMKIKTIDSFTKYILSKFAHLLGLSNSFSLKSGKFELENILRKYINDEITKEIIDDFNNINIYEIANHILALRSFLINRKIQFDRIKHASIVGPDVGKGTIRMKNFIESVLISTNSEYDSFNCSQNFISMNELVIQLEKVKDKLIETSCMNNTKENYEKYLFIDEFQDTDNKQIQLIRFFADYFNIALFVVGDEKQCIYGFRGAERTSFLELTCIDTKFRQRNWISCFLRKNYRTEEPLVKKINDVFSKMPKDFFSYQNKDKLVAQKGIGRIYQGCYEQFKYSENDLIELVDNCVKRMKRNNEDGQIAILTRNNYEVDQIRALFGENKEYEIKFDNGGLFYNTDAVIDFYKLVEFLMNTEDGAKRYSILETPYSDFRIKESKIKLYQAYEKLDAETLEKMDIETFERIRSGNNHVSLRKYYDVLYNYGKKHPNLKNSPTLKVLRMIVNEIKPWEHYVPERYKTNDFNDICNQNKLIEARNEYRQNLFQLFQKLIDDNKIDYLTLNKIHQILTIGIFAMQEIDIDLSKTHFLEKKISVLCTTVHKSKGLQYHTVIMPFTMNDITESRGSTQFIYREDTNEIYMQLKEADGKCLIYESTNFDCENNKKNETIQSEELRILYVALTRSKKFFYFMVDEEIIEKNNTSKKNCWAHYLM; from the coding sequence ATGGGAAAGATTGAACCTAATCAAGAGGACCGTATCTATGAAGATTTATACCATGGAAATAGTGCTGAAGGTAAGGTATGTGAATGGATAGAAAAAGCTATTAATGATGATTGCTATGTAGGACAACATAGGTTTAAAGTTGAGACAAGAGAATGTGATATTGCTATGGTTATACCAAATAGAGGCATATTAATAATAGAGGTAAAAGGCTATACTGTAGAAATGATTGATCATATGTCAAGTAATTTTATTATATATGTAAAGAAAGAGTATGAAAATGAAAGATTTAAAACTGGTGAAAGGCACCCAGCAGAACAAGCAAATGATTATGTATTTACAATGATGAGAGATTTTTCAGGGTTTTTAAAAAGAAATAACATACATTTACCAATATGTAAAATAGGACGAATGGTAGCAATACCTAATATGACAGATAAAGAGTATGAGGAATTATACTTAGATTATTGTTGTTCAACAAAACTTGTAATTACAAAAGATTGGTTTCAGAATAAAGATATATTTTACCATCGTTTTATAAATGCACTTAATATAATTTTTAATACTATAAGCAGTGAAGTAGATTTCGATGACAGTTATTATAATATTGCGAGAAGATATATTCTTTTAAGTGAACGTAAAAAATATGTAGATCTAAGTAAAGAGCAACTTAAGCGAGAAGAAGAGTTGGGTATTAATTTTATAATAGACAACACTAATGAAGAAGTAGTTCAACTTTGCAAATCGAATGAAGTTAATGATGAAGAAATGGAATTGATAAGATTTTCTTCTGCTTTACAAGAAGAATTAACAAAATCACATAAATTATCTAAAATTGTTCCTTATTCTAAATTACGTATAGTTAAGACAGGTTGCGAAATAGAATCACTTTTGGAAATTTGTTGCAATGAACGTAAAGAAGGAATAAAGCAGTTTTTAATATTAGTTAATTTTACAAGAGATGAAAAAGAAAAGGTATTGTTAGAATATGAAAAAAGATTTTTAAATAAGTATAAAGAAAATGAATTGTTATTTTTATTCAATATGTATTTTATAGATTTATCTAATGATGATACAAACATTGACAATCTATTTACTAATCATGATAATATTGAAATTATTAATGGAGAGAGAATAGAAGCGATTGTCAAAATGAAACCTGACAATTTTATTGTACAAGAATTTACACCAAAAGATCTGTTAGATCAAGCTTTGTGGAACATATTATGTATTGCAGACAATTTTACTTCATTTAATTTTGATCAATATATAGTTGAACATTCACCTCTTCGTCAAAACATTGTTGTAACTGCAAGTGCTGGTACAGGTAAGACATATACTATGGTTGATCGAGTTTCATTTGTTGCACATATGGAGATTATTTATAGAAATTCTAAAGAATCTATTAGTGATCTAATATCTATGATAACATTTACCAATAACTCAACAGATGAGATGAAGGAGCGCTTAATGAAACATTTTATGCAGTATTTTGAGTTAACACATAATAAAGTATATATGGATTTATTAGAGCAGTTAGGTAGAATGAAAATTAAAACAATAGATTCGTTTACAAAATATATTTTATCTAAATTTGCTCATTTATTAGGTCTTTCTAATAGTTTCTCATTAAAAAGCGGAAAGTTTGAATTAGAGAATATTTTAAGAAAATATATTAATGATGAGATAACTAAGGAAATTATAGATGATTTTAATAATATAAATATTTATGAAATTGCTAATCATATTCTTGCTTTACGTTCGTTTCTTATTAATCGTAAGATTCAATTTGATAGAATAAAACATGCTTCTATTGTGGGTCCTGATGTAGGGAAGGGAACTATTCGTATGAAAAATTTTATAGAGTCTGTACTTATTTCTACAAATAGTGAATATGATAGTTTTAATTGTAGTCAAAACTTTATTTCAATGAATGAGCTAGTTATTCAATTAGAGAAGGTCAAAGATAAATTGATAGAAACTAGTTGTATGAATAATACTAAAGAAAATTATGAAAAATACTTGTTTATAGATGAATTTCAAGATACAGATAATAAACAGATACAATTAATAAGATTTTTTGCAGACTATTTCAATATTGCACTTTTTGTTGTCGGAGATGAAAAACAGTGTATTTATGGATTTAGAGGTGCAGAAAGAACTTCATTTTTAGAACTTACATGTATAGATACTAAATTTCGACAAAGAAATTGGATATCATGTTTTCTTAGAAAAAATTATAGAACAGAGGAACCTTTAGTAAAAAAAATAAATGATGTATTCTCTAAAATGCCAAAGGATTTTTTTTCTTATCAAAATAAAGATAAATTAGTGGCTCAAAAAGGAATTGGAAGAATTTATCAAGGGTGTTATGAACAATTTAAATATAGTGAAAATGACTTGATAGAACTTGTAGATAATTGTGTTAAAAGAATGAAAAGAAATAATGAAGATGGACAAATTGCTATTTTGACAAGAAATAATTATGAGGTTGATCAAATACGTGCTTTGTTTGGAGAGAATAAAGAATATGAAATTAAATTTGATAATGGTGGATTATTTTATAATACTGATGCTGTTATTGATTTTTATAAATTAGTTGAGTTTTTGATGAATACAGAAGATGGTGCTAAACGATATAGTATTTTAGAAACTCCTTATAGTGATTTCAGAATTAAAGAGTCTAAAATAAAGCTGTATCAAGCTTATGAAAAATTGGATGCTGAAACTCTTGAAAAAATGGATATTGAAACTTTTGAAAGAATTAGGTCTGGAAATAATCATGTATCTTTACGAAAATATTATGATGTCTTATATAATTATGGTAAAAAACATCCAAATTTAAAGAATAGCCCAACTTTGAAGGTACTTCGTATGATTGTTAATGAAATTAAACCATGGGAACACTATGTGCCAGAAAGATATAAAACTAATGATTTTAATGATATATGTAACCAGAATAAGCTCATTGAAGCTAGAAATGAGTATCGTCAAAATTTATTTCAGTTATTCCAAAAATTAATAGATGATAATAAAATAGACTATTTAACACTTAATAAGATACATCAAATTTTAACTATTGGTATTTTTGCAATGCAAGAGATTGATATTGATTTGTCTAAAACTCATTTTTTGGAAAAAAAAATAAGTGTATTATGTACAACAGTACATAAATCTAAGGGTCTTCAGTATCATACAGTAATCATGCCATTTACAATGAATGATATAACAGAGTCAAGAGGATCAACACAATTTATTTATAGAGAAGATACAAATGAGATCTATATGCAATTAAAAGAGGCTGATGGAAAGTGCCTAATTTATGAATCAACCAATTTTGATTGTGAAAATAATAAGAAGAATGAAACTATACAATCAGAAGAATTAAGAATTTTATATGTGGCATTAACACGTTCAAAAAAATTTTTTTACTTTATGGTGGATGAAGAAATAATTGAAAAAAATAATACTTCTAAAAAAAATTGTTGGGCACATTATCTAATGTAA
- a CDS encoding RNA-directed DNA polymerase — protein MILENYFSINYLLRWGYFDFKTISKKMTGINEEYSQSQIFHKKIFTCDHIHKKFSADLEKLDSKPNDIKFDIDTIPIEFTIYKNIDSRRIYKMPNMYSYIRLIKHISENKNHYISIIDRSEKSISKYFYSNSFLDNIKIREKCRFGKRYLFTTDIQEFYPSIYTHSIPWVLVTKKVAKANRDKNEYFNRLDSLIQRCQYGETQGIPTGTFASRVISEIYMCKIDEKLRDYNYVRYVDDFQLSYNEEIEQANFYNKLFRELNEVNLKIKVEKNKREVFPFENTNNIADIYNYLNEEEIKNKSFNEKLRTVHNFIDFCIEKERNGQKGALKNLFIALTKFTVKSNSLIIYKTIISRLLNLVIMKPILGNYFIDLIDSLNDIKINNYVKDVLNQHKVIIEENMKAYIEMNYNEELHSILSLYYFFEFYDIKKEILLNVIENMDDFNSILSIEIYENICNPDWTKLFEIVENKLDGCFSWKDEFWLLKYEIFYKVKNKKSSLFTAELKEYIWKKYAPTKNKNKFITSERERKKTNSPLEYLCQKKSDDKYEKNSNIWRFYDMLLKNKVSFLYRNSLK, from the coding sequence ATGATATTAGAAAATTATTTTTCAATAAATTATTTATTACGATGGGGATATTTTGATTTTAAAACAATATCAAAAAAGATGACTGGAATTAATGAAGAATACAGTCAATCACAGATTTTTCATAAAAAAATATTTACATGTGATCATATACATAAGAAATTTTCAGCAGACCTAGAAAAATTAGATTCAAAACCTAATGATATAAAGTTTGATATAGATACAATTCCAATTGAATTTACTATATATAAAAATATCGATTCTAGAAGAATTTATAAAATGCCTAATATGTATTCATATATACGATTGATTAAACATATAAGTGAAAATAAAAATCACTATATTTCTATTATAGATAGAAGTGAGAAGTCTATATCTAAATATTTTTATAGTAATTCATTTTTAGATAATATAAAAATTAGAGAAAAATGTAGGTTTGGAAAAAGATATTTGTTTACTACAGATATACAAGAATTCTATCCTAGTATATATACTCATTCTATTCCATGGGTGCTTGTAACTAAAAAAGTCGCTAAGGCTAATAGAGATAAGAATGAATATTTTAATAGATTGGATTCATTAATTCAAAGATGCCAGTATGGAGAAACACAAGGTATTCCAACTGGAACATTTGCATCTAGAGTCATATCAGAGATTTATATGTGTAAAATTGATGAAAAACTTAGGGATTATAATTATGTAAGATATGTTGATGATTTTCAATTATCATATAATGAAGAAATAGAACAAGCGAATTTTTATAATAAATTATTTAGAGAATTAAATGAAGTAAATTTAAAAATAAAAGTAGAGAAAAATAAAAGAGAAGTATTTCCATTCGAAAATACAAATAATATAGCTGATATATATAATTATTTGAATGAAGAAGAAATAAAAAATAAAAGCTTTAATGAAAAACTTAGAACTGTTCATAATTTTATTGATTTTTGTATAGAGAAAGAAAGAAATGGACAAAAAGGAGCATTAAAAAATTTATTTATAGCTTTAACTAAATTTACAGTTAAGTCAAATTCACTTATTATATATAAGACTATAATTTCTAGATTACTTAATTTAGTAATAATGAAACCTATATTAGGAAACTACTTCATAGATTTAATTGATTCATTAAATGATATTAAGATAAATAATTATGTTAAAGACGTATTAAATCAACATAAGGTTATTATTGAAGAAAATATGAAAGCATACATAGAAATGAATTATAATGAAGAATTACACTCTATATTATCTTTGTATTACTTTTTTGAATTTTATGATATAAAAAAAGAAATTCTATTGAATGTTATAGAAAATATGGATGATTTTAATTCTATACTGTCTATAGAAATTTATGAGAATATATGTAATCCAGATTGGACTAAATTATTTGAAATAGTAGAGAATAAATTAGATGGATGCTTTAGTTGGAAAGATGAATTTTGGTTATTAAAATATGAAATATTTTATAAGGTGAAAAACAAGAAATCAAGTCTATTTACAGCAGAATTGAAAGAATATATATGGAAAAAATATGCACCAACAAAAAATAAAAATAAATTTATTACGAGTGAAAGGGAAAGGAAAAAAACAAACTCACCTCTTGAGTACTTGTGTCAAAAAAAGAGTGATGATAAATATGAAAAGAATAGTAATATATGGAGATTTTATGATATGTTATTAAAAAATAAAGTAAGTTTTTTATATAGGAATAGTCTGAAATGA